The Gadus macrocephalus chromosome 21, ASM3116895v1 genome has a segment encoding these proteins:
- the LOC132450414 gene encoding proline-rich nuclear receptor coactivator 1-like yields MLDETLCHSDRNDIGNVENNKPVSMVSKSEGNLNKTRHVLLKKGGKRLRSTSTTTAAAVSLRPPQASHHHIQKHQGTNPARVADHNNNNVTTSPGIRSAVQPKHGHPHGVSTVLTLHPLKPGPKKELLKSKGRKPEGTAPQPGSQVGHTHSRPQDHRGRTKLSSAPGLSQPSRRKDPSKQQQQQLSPPPLQPPQHLRQAERKKRPLGSAENITLAKPPLPRPLPHEEDLKDGEKVYAGAKFSEPPSPSVLPKPPSHWVGPASAPQRGDQSREQMSVHLKSLLKVQGQS; encoded by the exons ATGTTGGACGAAACTCTGTGTCATAGCGACCGAAACGACATCGGTAACGTTGAAAACAACAAGCCAGTCTCGATGGTGTCGAAGAGCGAGGGGAACCTCAACAAAACCAGACACGTATTGCTGAAGAAAGGGGGGAAAAGGCTTCGCTCGACGTCAACAACGACGGCGGCGGCAGTTTCTCTTCGACCTCCCCAGGCCAGCCATCACCATATCCAGAAACACCAAGGAACTAACCCCGCTAGAGTCGCGGACCATAATAACAACAATGTCACCACGTCGCCTGGCATCAGGTCCGCGGTGCAGCCGAAACACGGGCACCCACACGGCGTGTCTACCGTGCTGACTCTCCACCCGCTTAAACCAGGACCCAAAAAAGAG CTGCTGAAGTCAAAAGGGAGGAAGCCGGAGGGTACCGCCCCCCAACCAGGGAGCCAGGTCGGCCACACCCACAGCCGACCACAAGACCACAGGGGCCGCACCAAGCTGAGCAGTGCCCCGGGCCTCTCTCAGCCCTCCCGGAGGAAAGACCCcagcaagcagcagcagcagcagctctctcccccacccctccagcccccacaGCACCTCAGACAAGCAGAGCGGAAGAAGAGGCCTCTGGGCTCGGCCGAAAACATCACGCTGGCAAAGCCGCCTCTGCCGCGACCGTTGCCACATGAAGAAGACCTCAAGGACGGCGAGAAGGTCTACGCCGGAGCCAAGTTCAGCGAGCCCCCCTCTCCGAGCGTCTTGCCCAAACCCCCAAGCCACTGGGTGGGTCCCGCCAGCGCACCACAGCGAGGCGACCAGAGTCGGGAGCAGATGAGCGTTCACTTGAAGTCGCTCCTTAAGGTGCAAGGGCAATCGTGA
- the crip2l gene encoding cysteine-rich protein 2-like, with translation MASKCPKCDKTVYFAEKVSSLGKDWHKFCLKCERCNKTLNPGGHAEHDGTPYCHKPCYAALYGPKGVNIGGAGSYVYNTPANEAPASVSMETDAKPAEEKRPPVRGPVKAASFTSFSGGPNDCPRCNKTVYFAERVSSLGKNWHRPCLRCERCSKTLTPGSHAEHDGQPYCHKPCYAVLFGPKGVNTGGVGSYIYDESGAEPQP, from the exons ATGGCATCAAAATGTCCCAAATGCGACAAAACGGTGTATTTTG CGGAGAAGGTGTCCTCGCTGGGGAAGGACTGGCACAAGTTCTGTCTGAAGTGTGAGCGCTGCAACAAGACCCTGAACCCTGGGGGTCATGCTGAG CACGACGGAACTCCATACTGCCACAAGCCCTGCTATGCTGCCCTCTATGGACCAAAAG GTGTCAACATTGGCGGTGCGGGCTCCTACGTATACAACACTCCAGCCAATGAGGCCCCTGCTAGCGTTTCCATGGAGACAGACGCGAAGCCCGCTGAGGAGAAGAGGCCTCCTGTGCGAGGCCCCGTGAAGG CTGCCAGTTTCACGTCCTTCTCCGGTGGGCCCAACGATTGCCCCCGGTGCAACAAGACCGTTTACTTTG ccgagAGAGTGTCCTCTCTGGGTAAGAACTGGCACCGGCCCTGTCTTCGCTGTGAGAGGTGCAGTAAGACCCTGACTCCTGGCAGTCATGCAGAG CATGACGGCCAACCTTACTGTCACAAACCATGTTATGCTGTCCTGTTTGGGCCAAAAG GTGTTAACACAGGAGGTGTGGGAAGCTACATCTATGACGAGAGTGGGGCCGAGCCACAGCCATAA